One Bradyrhizobium sp. CCGB12 genomic window carries:
- a CDS encoding helix-turn-helix domain-containing protein codes for MLASKAARPFIHLLCLHRGSAAEVRQAGQVIALTGPALIWLPAGSTEYLEISAGATAELLQLRAGVWHRFLPPSAEPAYLALEGAAGIMTLPVDPELVTTMSRSIGAIASEIALPTRSGAGSIMSAELTLCVLRFWRLFAGSNDQDDQGGSAEVLSRFRRLLEERYHQHLRVSDYANLLGITADRLHSLCSRELQRSPSKLIQQRVVKEAATRLEAGTAAVKQVAFALGFKDTAYFSRFFRKHTGEAPGMWRRRVAARVRAGRSRPTLNFADWP; via the coding sequence ATGCTGGCGTCGAAGGCGGCGCGGCCGTTCATCCACCTGCTTTGCCTTCACCGCGGCTCCGCTGCCGAGGTTCGCCAGGCGGGTCAGGTGATTGCATTGACGGGGCCCGCCCTGATCTGGTTGCCGGCCGGATCGACCGAGTATCTGGAGATATCGGCAGGAGCGACTGCCGAACTCTTGCAATTGCGCGCCGGCGTATGGCACCGCTTTTTGCCGCCCTCGGCCGAGCCGGCCTATCTGGCTCTCGAAGGCGCCGCAGGCATCATGACATTGCCGGTGGACCCCGAACTCGTGACGACGATGTCGCGTTCGATCGGCGCAATCGCAAGCGAGATCGCATTGCCGACGCGCAGCGGTGCAGGGTCGATCATGTCGGCCGAGCTGACGCTGTGCGTGCTGCGCTTCTGGCGTCTCTTCGCCGGCAGCAACGATCAGGATGACCAGGGCGGCAGTGCGGAAGTGCTGAGCCGCTTCCGCCGGCTGCTCGAGGAACGATATCACCAGCACCTGCGCGTCAGCGACTACGCCAATCTGCTCGGCATAACCGCGGACCGCTTGCACTCGCTGTGCAGTCGCGAACTCCAGCGCTCCCCAAGCAAGTTGATCCAGCAGCGCGTCGTCAAGGAAGCCGCGACACGGCTGGAGGCGGGCACCGCCGCCGTCAAGCAGGTCGCGTTCGCGCTCGGCTTCAAGGACACCGCGTATTTCAGCCGCTTCTTCCGCAAGCACACCGGCGAGGCGCCCGGCATGTGGCGGCGACGCGTTGCTGCACGCGTGAGGGCCGGCCGATCAAGGCCGACGCTGAATTTCGCGGACTGGCCGTGA
- a CDS encoding TonB-dependent siderophore receptor, which translates to MRGFVATRSGTATKTDTPLIETPQSVSVVTTDQIRNQGAVSIGEALRYTAGVSGDVNGGSDTRFGALQIRGFDTTMSGLYIDGLRVPSSNYVHFNGLDPYGAERLEVLKGPSSAMYGGSGTGGILNYVTKLPTAQQFGEVSISGGSFNRYQGQFDMGGPANKEGTVLWRLTGVVRDGETQVDFTKDNRVFIAPAVTFKPNEDTTITVLANYQRDRAGWGLQFLPASGTVWPNNGRTIPVSFFAGVPSFNAFNTEIATAGYLLSHDFTDNITFRQNLRYAYQHNEEKVFYGAGYTDEAAGQLARFGSYSNSYINSFAVDNQLQGKFVTGILSHTTLVGIDYRNTNFRDTAYSVATSSPTINVFNPVYSYDYAVDALPSDNTGVKQSQVGLYAQDQIKLGRLSFQLGGRQDFVTTQVDSGISNTTVSKDASAFTGRAAVMYNFDNGIAPYFSYSESFLPVLAINSSGQMLNPETGVQYEVGVKYQPIGWNALFTFAAFDLTRDNVVTYAPPSYFAEQTGQVKSRGIELEGTMSLADGWNLRAAYAYVDAVVTQDPVNVGKAPVTVPLNRASLWNDYTLQNGPLAGLQFGGGIRYVGATWGDDANTFKVGSATVLDALLAYTRDNWRLSLNVTNLADTRYVAACYSLSGCFYAEGRKAIGKLTYRW; encoded by the coding sequence GTGCGCGGCTTCGTTGCCACCAGGAGCGGCACCGCCACCAAAACGGATACACCGCTGATCGAAACCCCGCAGTCGGTGTCCGTGGTGACCACCGACCAGATCAGGAACCAGGGTGCGGTCTCGATCGGCGAGGCACTGCGCTATACCGCCGGCGTCAGTGGCGACGTCAATGGCGGCTCCGACACCCGCTTCGGCGCCCTCCAGATCCGCGGCTTCGACACGACCATGTCGGGCCTTTACATCGACGGCTTGCGGGTTCCGTCGAGCAACTACGTGCATTTTAACGGCCTCGATCCCTACGGGGCCGAGCGGTTGGAGGTTCTCAAGGGACCATCCTCGGCGATGTATGGCGGCAGCGGCACCGGCGGCATCCTCAACTACGTGACCAAGCTGCCGACCGCCCAGCAGTTCGGCGAGGTCTCGATCTCGGGCGGCAGCTTCAATCGCTATCAAGGCCAGTTCGACATGGGCGGCCCCGCCAACAAGGAAGGCACCGTGCTGTGGCGCCTCACCGGCGTGGTCCGCGACGGCGAGACTCAAGTCGACTTCACCAAGGACAACCGCGTCTTCATCGCGCCCGCCGTCACCTTCAAGCCCAACGAAGACACCACCATCACCGTGCTCGCCAACTACCAGAGAGATCGGGCAGGGTGGGGCCTCCAGTTCCTGCCGGCCTCGGGCACGGTGTGGCCGAACAACGGTCGCACCATTCCGGTCTCGTTCTTCGCGGGCGTACCGAGCTTCAACGCGTTCAACACCGAGATCGCCACCGCCGGCTACCTGCTCTCGCATGACTTCACCGACAACATCACGTTCCGACAGAACCTGCGCTACGCCTATCAGCACAACGAGGAGAAGGTGTTCTACGGCGCGGGCTATACCGACGAGGCCGCGGGGCAGCTCGCACGTTTCGGCAGCTACAGCAACTCGTACATCAACTCGTTCGCTGTGGACAATCAGCTGCAAGGCAAGTTCGTCACCGGCATCCTCAGTCACACCACGCTGGTCGGGATCGACTATCGGAATACCAACTTCCGCGACACAGCCTATAGCGTCGCGACGTCGTCTCCCACGATCAACGTCTTCAATCCGGTCTACAGCTACGACTACGCTGTGGACGCCCTGCCGAGCGACAACACCGGAGTCAAGCAGTCGCAGGTGGGCCTCTATGCCCAGGATCAGATTAAACTCGGTCGGCTCTCGTTCCAGCTCGGCGGCCGCCAGGATTTCGTGACGACGCAGGTCGACAGCGGCATCTCCAACACGACCGTCTCGAAGGATGCGTCGGCCTTCACCGGCCGCGCCGCCGTGATGTACAATTTCGACAACGGCATCGCGCCCTATTTCAGCTATTCCGAGTCGTTCCTGCCGGTGCTCGCGATCAATTCGTCCGGGCAGATGCTCAATCCCGAGACCGGCGTCCAATACGAAGTCGGCGTCAAGTACCAGCCGATCGGCTGGAACGCGCTGTTCACCTTCGCCGCCTTCGACCTGACGCGCGACAACGTCGTCACCTATGCACCGCCGAGCTATTTCGCTGAACAGACCGGTCAGGTGAAATCCCGCGGTATCGAGCTCGAAGGCACCATGTCGCTCGCCGACGGCTGGAATCTGCGCGCGGCCTATGCCTATGTCGATGCCGTGGTCACGCAGGATCCGGTCAATGTCGGCAAGGCGCCGGTCACCGTGCCGCTCAACCGCGCCTCGTTGTGGAACGACTACACGCTCCAGAACGGACCGCTCGCCGGCTTGCAGTTCGGCGGCGGCATCCGTTATGTCGGCGCGACCTGGGGTGACGACGCCAACACGTTCAAGGTAGGATCGGCGACCGTGCTGGACGCGCTGCTGGCTTACACCCGTGACAATTGGCGCCTGTCGCTGAACGTGACGAACCTTGCCGACACGCGCTATGTCGCTGCGTGTTACAGCCTGTCGGGCTGCTTCTATGCGGAGGGGCGCAAGGCCATCGGCAAGCTGACCTACCGCTGGTGA
- the fsrB gene encoding siderophore utilization protein FsrB, producing the protein MRAIFGRLHRWAGLLTAGFLFFSGITGAIISWDHEIDDVLNSHLFDVSTKGPAIPSIELAGMIEQRDPRARVVYLFMTPEEGHSLWFFVMPRIDPTTGKRYPLDYNQVFLDPNTGAELGRRYWGAVWPVTRENFVSFLYKLHYTMHIPEFWGSDRWGMRVLGIIAIIWTIDCFIGFYLTLPSRRRAKTARAPEVTRQLERGFWARWAPAWTIKTSGSAYRINFDIHRAFSLWTWGVLFVIAFTAFSLNLYFEVFSPLMKMVSNYTPTPYEQRPYRDLDDPIEPKVNFADIAARAAADGKGRGWTIPVGAISYGPAHGVYAAAFFHPGDDHGAGGVGPAQLYYDSEDGRPIGERLPWVGTAADIFVQAQFPLHSGRIVGLFGRILISIMGLVVAALSVTGVVIWWRKRRARVRVRETAAVRLSRQQLTPAE; encoded by the coding sequence ATGAGAGCGATATTCGGCCGGCTGCATCGCTGGGCGGGACTGCTGACCGCCGGCTTCCTGTTCTTCTCCGGCATCACAGGCGCGATCATCTCGTGGGACCATGAGATCGATGACGTCCTGAACAGCCATCTGTTCGATGTCTCGACCAAGGGCCCGGCGATTCCCTCGATCGAGCTCGCTGGGATGATCGAGCAGCGCGATCCCCGCGCGCGCGTCGTCTATCTCTTCATGACGCCGGAGGAGGGCCACTCGCTGTGGTTCTTCGTCATGCCCCGAATAGATCCCACGACCGGCAAGCGTTACCCGCTCGACTACAATCAGGTCTTCCTCGATCCCAACACCGGCGCGGAACTCGGCCGGCGCTACTGGGGCGCGGTATGGCCGGTGACGAGAGAGAACTTCGTCTCGTTCCTCTACAAGCTGCACTACACCATGCACATCCCGGAGTTCTGGGGCAGCGACCGCTGGGGCATGCGTGTTCTCGGCATCATCGCCATCATCTGGACCATCGATTGCTTCATCGGCTTCTATCTGACGCTGCCCTCGCGCAGGCGCGCCAAGACAGCGCGGGCCCCCGAAGTCACGCGCCAGCTCGAGCGCGGCTTCTGGGCGCGGTGGGCACCGGCCTGGACCATCAAGACCTCGGGCAGCGCCTACCGGATCAATTTCGACATCCACCGCGCCTTCAGCCTGTGGACCTGGGGCGTGCTGTTCGTCATTGCCTTCACCGCGTTCTCGCTGAACCTCTATTTCGAGGTGTTCTCGCCGCTGATGAAGATGGTTTCGAACTACACGCCGACGCCCTATGAGCAGCGGCCCTATCGCGACCTCGACGACCCCATCGAGCCCAAGGTCAACTTCGCCGACATCGCCGCCCGCGCGGCCGCCGACGGCAAGGGGCGCGGGTGGACGATCCCGGTCGGTGCGATCAGCTACGGGCCCGCCCATGGCGTCTATGCCGCCGCCTTCTTCCATCCTGGCGACGACCACGGCGCCGGCGGCGTCGGCCCGGCGCAGCTCTATTACGACAGCGAGGATGGCCGCCCCATCGGCGAACGGCTGCCCTGGGTCGGCACAGCCGCGGACATCTTCGTGCAGGCACAATTCCCGCTGCATTCGGGCCGCATCGTTGGGCTGTTCGGCCGCATCCTGATTTCGATCATGGGCCTCGTCGTCGCCGCACTCTCGGTCACCGGCGTCGTGATCTGGTGGCGCAAGCGCCGCGCCCGGGTCCGCGTGCGCGAGACCGCGGCGGTGCGCCTGAGCCGGCAGCAACTCACGCCGGCGGAGTAG